TAAGATTTCGACATGAAATTGAACCAGAAATGCAGCGACGGACCCAAAACCAGCATCCCATATCCAGCCATGCGCGCAGTCCTTACAAGATCATAAGATTCTGAAAAGGATGATTTTGCTAATGTCTGATAAAGATCATTACTTCATTAGATACAAGAGCCAAATGACGAAATGGGTAACCACAAAATTCCCAAAAGCGAAGATATAACTACAGTAGGACCCACCTGGGAGGACAAATCGGCGGCGGTGTAAATAAGCGCCGCGGTGACACTCTTGGTCAAAACGGGGCGGGACTGGATCATACCCAGGTACCATCCCACGAACCCAAGCTTGGAGACCGACGGAGCTTCGACGGAGGACTTGGCGGAGGAGAAGGCGGAGGAGAAGACAGAGGGGGACAGGTCGTAGTCTCTGGCTTTGCGGAAGACTTGAGGGAAGCGGAGGTAGGctttggagtgggtttgggtttgggtttggagCAGCTTCGGGGCTCCGAACGGGTCGGTGATGGAGTTCTTCTGTAACAGGCGGGTGAGGTTGGTGCTCCAGCGTAAAGCGGCCGTCATGGTGGCGGTTGGTGGTTTTTTTGGCCGCGGAGCCTGTGAAGCTGTGACGTGGGGGTTTTAGGGGGAGAGGGGGTTTTAACAAAAAGGGAAGAGAGACGTGTGGGGGGGTTGTATAGGGAGAGTGACGTTTTGTTAAACTTGTTGGCAAGTTTGGGGAGTTTGTTTTAAATATTAGAAATTATTTGGGTTCAAATTTCAATTCTGTTTGCTCGACTCTATAAATCAAGTTTGTACTCGCCTTCCTGACCtagagttttatttttattttttttttgtatttttatgaacattgtGCAATATTACGTTGATGTACATTGTGTATCTCTTTGTGATTCTCGCTCATTTTCAAACTTCTTCCACTCTTTTAGTGATTGGAGAAACTGCTTGAGAATATGTAAATGTTTATGAGATTTGAGAGTGGATATGAGTAGACTTGTTCTTTCATTGGGGCGAGCTAAACTTTTTAAGTAATACGTATAGTGATTGAATTAAGCTGACTatgaaaaacaattttaatttacGATGGATTAGAAATATTTTTGTCAACCTTGATTCGATGTTTTGAATATGAGATATAGTTACGATATTTATTatgaataaatataaaaacacttctaaattaaattattacttttttAGTATCGAAACCCCTGCaagacaaaatataattttcacatcatgtAAATTTTAAGTCAATGATAAATCATATAGGTAAATGTTCAAATTATCTGCACCCAAAAAATATTATGGCCTCTCTTTGGTCACTCATGAAACATAACAGTTGTTCACCCACTTATCCACCTTAAATGGGGCTAACTCCTCGTTATCTcctcaatttaaattttaaaaaaaaaaaaaaaaaaaaaacaccaagcATGCATTCTTCTTGCGAACTCCCTCCTAGCTCTGGCTTCCAAAATTCCCAATTAGTTATTTGTATATCAATGATCTGATACCTCCAATGGGTGGAGGTGGTGGACATGGACATGGAGGACGAGAGGGAGGAAGCTTTTGATGAGGCGGTGGGAATTCTTGAAGCGAAGCGAGTAATAAGGGAGTTGGGCAAGATGTTTAGTCAACAAAGAATGACAGAGAGAGACGATAATGAAGaagttaattcaattaaaatgaaTAAGTGAATGAACAAGTATCATGTTTTTAAGATAACTACATAAAGATTACAATATTTTTGAAGTACATAAGATTTGAGTAGGCCGCCTCAAGTGTTGTCATGTGCATAATTGAATtttgacaacaacaaaaaaagtgTCTTACTTTCCCAAGATGGAATGGAAAAGTCccccaaaaaaatgaaaaggaaaagaaacttgAGAGCGGATATACACATGGAGCAGCGTTACAGCGAGTTTGTCATTTTACCAGAAACGCAGCAAGTGGGTAAAGAAAGTCACATACATCATGCATGGCCGGATCCGGATATCCGGGTCCAAATTATAAAGATCTCAAGAATCCTTACATCTTAATTATTTATCGTGTATCGtacgataaaaaattatttaatttttttatttaaaattaaatataaataatacctaacaaAAAATAACAGTAAAATATTTTACGATCAACAATTAAAATGTGAAAATCTTTAAGATCCCTATAAAGTAGATCCGGAGAAGATTCCCTACCTGCATGGCCGACCTTGTTGAAGGTCGCTGTTTCCTTTCTAACACCCAAATGTTGTTGGATCAATTTCCAGAAAGTTAGGCGCTCCACTGGCACACCGACACATGTCTTCCTGTACCAATTTGCTCATGCCACGTGTGTGGCAATTCTACACGTTGCCTTTGCATTAGCAGTGATGCCCTTGGACATTGCTTATTTTTGTTTCAGTtacttaggtcatctccaaccgaaaggtcCAGAGGGCCAGAGAGTAAAAAATAGTCAGAAAACCATATCCAACCGAGAGCTAGGTCAGAGGGCTCTGGAATTTGAGAGAGCTAGAAGGCTAGAAGGCTAGAGGGTTGGCTGGCTGGCTAGAAAATTCAGTTTTcctatcggttataaccgacagtaatacatttatattatttaatataaatgtattcctgtcggttataaccgaaatgaatgcttaagaaaaaaattcaaatgcaacggctagctgacgtcagctagccgttgcatttgaatttttttttttttatagttttattattattttttatttacaaaatttttcctataacttctatttttaataattttttttaaattctattttttcctataacttttattttacaaaatttgtttcattttttttttaaattccatttttatcctataacttctatttcaaaaaaattgtttcatattttttttaaattatattttttttcctataacttcctaagccattatacaacattaaattaagtaacatgaaacaacattaaacaatatgaaataacattaaatagcattaaccaacatacaaattatacaacattaaaaaaaaacatttaacaacatgaaacttaaacaacattttaaaaaacatttaataacataaaacttaaacgtctactccatgcttcttttagcccaaagatgtgcaacaagatcatgttgtaggtacttgtttgtggcacgagaacgtatcattctataacgcctcatgtactcatttatagaaatactaccagttcttggattgaaaggcaaattaggtccatcatatatttttgcacgagcccttcttgacctatttggatcttcttggtcgtcatcggactctccatcaatatactcATCTCActcatcctccactatcatattgtgtaatatgatgcaagacatcatgatggagtccaaattttctcggCTCCACCCTCTTGCCGGTTCGCTAATAATCATCCAtcgtgcttgtagaataccgaaagctctctcaacatctttccggtatgcctcttggtgtaaggtaaacaacttttctgcgtcattcctagggtttggaattgcttggacaagtgtcgcccactttgggtagatgccatctaccaagtaataccccatattgtattgacggttgttgatgtagtagtgaagttgaggtgctttaccttccgtcaagttattgaaaaggggtgaacgcccaagaactgtgatgtcattttgggatccagggactccaaagaaagcatgccaaatccatatGTCATATAAGGCAACCGCCTTTAACACAACAGTTGGCTTTCTCAACCTTCCGCTAAAGCCTCCTTGCCATCCGGTGGGACagttcttccaatcccaatgcatgcaCTCTAATGAACTTATCATGCCCGAAAACCTATGGTCTTCAGCTTTGTGAAGGAGCCGattcagatcttcttgatttggctcgcgGAGGTACTCGTTTTTGTGAACCTGAATAATTGTGTCACAGAATTGTTAAAGAGTATCAAGGAATGTAGACTCAGGCATACCATAGGTTTCATCCATCGAATCAGCTAGGGAGCCATAAGCCATCATTCGAAGTGCAAcagtaaccttctgatgaggtgagaaactaGGACGGCCTGCTCTGTCCAACTTctgtcgaaagtatggattgacttACTAGACATCACGAAGTAAACACTCAAAGACATGACGCCTCATTCAGAAGCGACGTCTGAAATCCTCTTATGTGTACACCGAGTTAGGGTTGAAGTAAttgttcatcagattggcaTGCGACATCGCTCCatttcgtggtttgtaagagcgaccaGCAATAAAGCCACaccattgaggttgttcctcagttggctgacacaccatggctgctgccatgttttgtttgttgcgccttacttgaacttcttcatcacactcctcatcttctcatctcatttgcgcccattttgcttccaatttggaattggatgaggaccctcagttggaatccgaagaggatccaaggttggaattcattgcaaacttgaattgaaaaagattgaattgaaagagattgaatggaaatagattgaattcaaagttgtgtgaattatagcccaatatccaccttatttatagcaaaagaaaaattcaaatccaacggctagctgacgttaTGCTAACGTCACTTAGCCattagatttgaatttaagttgtagtttttaaataataaattatgtttagccctatggccctttggccctcggttggagacagagGTAAATATAGccttgtactgttcattaaaatattaatatcttggagaatcttggagggtcagagggttaaaacgagccctctagccagtcatcggttggagatggccttagggctggtttgatattattgtgctttgaaaaaaaaaattgtttctgttgTGCTACGATAAtaaacagctgtgaaataaattagtaaagtgtttggtaaactttttttgtaaaagtgcatTTAGTAAAAAAAGCAATGTTAAAATGTTtcataaatttttatgtaaaatcgCTGCTGCTGtgtaaaataactaaaaaagaTATGATGttgaatattatataatattttttttatcttttcttttattatggCATTTATAAGATTTATATAAACAATTTATAAACAGTTGTGAGCTTTGAAGAATGTActtttacctttttttattaagatatttataatttttttattctattcTTTTCTCTGAGAGTTGTTTCTTCTTTACCTTAtacctattttatttttgcagaaCCTTTGTATATTCTATGTGAAATCCCGTCCTCGGAATTTCACTATTCATTATGTATCTCGtaatttaaattcgtatttcacgtttacattatttttattacttaattttaattctgTAAATTTTGTGAATTAAATCGAATAGTTATCGGGTTTGAATTTTTGTCATTAATCTTTAAGATTCGTTGACCTTTCGAGCTCACAAGTAACGTTTTCGAATATATCTAGAAACCACGAACACATAGGCGGAAGCCGTTTGGAAGTCCGGGTTTTaatggtatagttacggacatttgaagttg
This genomic stretch from Pyrus communis chromosome 2, drPyrComm1.1, whole genome shotgun sequence harbors:
- the LOC137726770 gene encoding protein SYM1-like — its product is MTAALRWSTNLTRLLQKNSITDPFGAPKLLQTQTQTHSKAYLRFPQVFRKARDYDLSPSVFSSAFSSAKSSVEAPSVSKLGFVGWYLGMIQSRPVLTKSVTAALIYTAADLSSQTLAKSSFSESYDLVRTARMAGYGMLVLGPSLHFWFNFMSKSYPKRDMFSTLKKMAMGQVLFGPTMTFAFFSLNACLQGENGGEIVARLQRDLFPTLLNGVMYWPICDFITFRFIPVHLQPLVSNGFSYLWTIYITYMAGLEKAGTTA